From one bacterium genomic stretch:
- a CDS encoding V-type ATPase subunit subunit G family protein yields the protein MTAHDTPDRHSGEALLREIAQREQELQQQIADARAEAARRIEQAQRQAEETRRRARDRARDISAGAAAEASREAERIAKEIVARAEAEAAAIRKQAEERRAKAVELVVREVLGGQA from the coding sequence ATGACCGCACACGACACCCCCGACCGTCATTCCGGTGAAGCCCTGCTCCGCGAGATCGCGCAGCGGGAGCAGGAACTGCAGCAGCAGATAGCGGACGCCCGCGCCGAGGCCGCACGCCGCATCGAACAGGCGCAGCGGCAGGCCGAGGAGACGCGCCGGCGGGCCCGCGACCGCGCCCGCGACATCTCCGCCGGCGCCGCCGCGGAGGCGTCGCGCGAGGCGGAGCGCATCGCCAAGGAGATCGTGGCCCGCGCCGAGGCCGAGGCCGCGGCGATCCGCAAGCAGGCCGAGGAGCGCCGCGCGAAGGCCGTCGAGCTGGTCGTGCGCGAGGTTCTCGGAGGGCAGGCATGA
- a CDS encoding V-type ATP synthase subunit K, translating into MGAGAQQAAQAVGAGTGAGLLGVGAGLAIGLGAVGTGLAQSRIGGAAAGVIAERPEMFGTMLILLVIPETLVIFGFVIAFFLYGKI; encoded by the coding sequence ATGGGCGCGGGCGCCCAGCAGGCCGCCCAGGCGGTTGGCGCCGGCACCGGCGCGGGCCTCTTGGGCGTCGGCGCCGGATTGGCGATCGGGCTCGGCGCGGTCGGCACCGGCCTCGCGCAGTCCCGCATCGGCGGCGCCGCGGCAGGCGTCATCGCGGAGCGGCCGGAGATGTTCGGCACGATGCTGATCCTGCTCGTGATTCCGGAAACGCTCGTCATTTTCGGATTCGTCATCGCGTTCTTCCTGTACGGCAAGATCTAG
- a CDS encoding V-type ATP synthase subunit E, whose amino-acid sequence MGTQLIQLLEQEARAEKDQALQEAQVKAEEILAAAAREADELEAAARQRVEAEQVQARARATSTASLRAAALVLAAKDEAIRKGFEQAEADLRAAAANPQRRVAVLKSLLREAARDLSTGGRVTVETSRGDVQAVRDAARELGLDAEVREAADVADGVRVAAADGRVVVENTLGSRLARARREMVSRVAETLWGR is encoded by the coding sequence GTGGGGACGCAACTGATCCAGCTGCTCGAGCAGGAAGCCCGGGCCGAGAAGGACCAGGCGCTGCAGGAGGCGCAGGTCAAGGCCGAGGAGATCCTCGCGGCCGCGGCGCGCGAGGCCGACGAGCTCGAGGCCGCGGCCCGGCAGCGCGTCGAGGCGGAACAAGTCCAGGCGCGGGCGCGGGCGACCAGCACCGCGAGCCTGCGCGCGGCCGCGCTGGTGCTCGCGGCGAAGGACGAAGCGATCCGCAAAGGATTCGAGCAGGCGGAGGCCGATCTCCGCGCGGCCGCGGCGAACCCGCAGCGCCGCGTTGCGGTCTTGAAATCGCTGCTGCGCGAGGCCGCGAGGGATCTGTCGACCGGCGGCCGCGTCACGGTCGAGACGTCTCGCGGCGACGTCCAGGCCGTGCGGGACGCGGCCCGTGAGCTCGGATTGGACGCCGAGGTGCGGGAGGCCGCGGATGTCGCGGACGGGGTCCGCGTCGCCGCGGCGGACGGGCGGGTCGTCGTCGAGAACACGCTGGGAAGCCGGCTCGCCCGCGCCCGGCGGGAGATGGTGTCGAGGGTGGCGGAGACGCTGTGGGGCCGGTAA
- a CDS encoding V-type ATPase subunit: MGDFSYINARVKVMKSQLLPPSRLEELFAAPDVPAIIQALVDTPYNPELQEALTRFSGVRAIDEALSQNFYHASRRILSFADGSERRQIEVVLLRYDLQNIRAIVRGRHTGKSDDEILSTLYPGGSLSEVRLRELLEQPDLRAIADTLQTWMHPLGRALREGADATQRSGSLLDVELALDRAYAQYGYRVADGEGDGETSFRRFLSAEVTVANLKTALRLRRIRELSREERDRFFVLGGAISRERFLALADPQTGIAEVAGTRVLGVDLSGTEDLLEMERLIDRAFQRMAAQMLLGDPLGIDVVIGYLTRKAAEVANIRVIAHARQLGLANDVARQEIVNV; this comes from the coding sequence ATGGGCGACTTTTCGTACATCAACGCGCGCGTCAAAGTGATGAAGTCGCAGCTCCTCCCGCCGTCGCGTCTGGAGGAGCTGTTTGCCGCGCCGGACGTTCCCGCGATCATTCAGGCGCTTGTCGACACGCCGTACAACCCCGAGCTGCAGGAGGCCCTGACCCGGTTCAGCGGGGTACGGGCGATCGATGAGGCGCTGTCGCAGAACTTCTACCACGCCAGCCGGCGCATCCTGAGCTTCGCCGACGGGTCGGAGCGCCGCCAGATCGAGGTCGTGCTGCTGCGCTACGACCTGCAGAACATCCGGGCGATCGTGCGCGGCCGGCACACCGGCAAGTCGGACGACGAGATCCTCAGCACCCTCTATCCGGGCGGCTCGCTCAGCGAGGTGCGGCTGCGCGAGCTGCTCGAGCAGCCTGACCTTCGCGCGATCGCCGACACGCTGCAGACCTGGATGCATCCGCTGGGGCGGGCGCTGCGCGAAGGCGCAGACGCCACGCAGCGGAGCGGCAGCCTGCTCGACGTCGAGCTCGCGCTGGACCGCGCGTACGCGCAGTACGGCTACCGCGTCGCCGACGGCGAAGGCGACGGCGAGACGAGCTTTCGGCGCTTCCTCAGCGCCGAGGTCACGGTGGCGAACCTCAAGACCGCCCTGCGCCTCCGGCGCATCCGCGAGCTGTCGCGCGAGGAGCGGGACCGGTTCTTCGTGCTCGGCGGCGCGATCTCGCGGGAGCGGTTTCTCGCGCTGGCCGATCCGCAGACCGGCATCGCCGAGGTGGCCGGCACGCGGGTGCTCGGCGTCGACCTGTCGGGGACCGAAGACCTGCTCGAGATGGAGCGCCTGATCGATCGCGCGTTTCAGCGGATGGCCGCGCAAATGCTGCTCGGCGATCCGCTCGGGATCGACGTCGTCATCGGGTACCTGACGCGCAAGGCCGCCGAGGTCGCCAACATCCGGGTGATCGCGCACGCCCGCCAGCTGGGGCTCGCGAACGACGTCGCGCGCCAGGAGATCGTGAATGTATAA
- a CDS encoding V-type ATP synthase subunit F, whose amino-acid sequence MYKVAVITDPETATGFRLAGVEVREAGTPDAALELIREYTAAGYGLLAVNEDLLQGTEDARNRLLRGRDLPLVVPLPPARANLESGEAYISRLVKEHIGFAVKLR is encoded by the coding sequence ATGTATAAGGTGGCGGTAATCACAGATCCGGAGACGGCGACGGGGTTCCGGCTGGCCGGCGTGGAGGTGCGCGAGGCCGGCACGCCCGATGCGGCGCTCGAGTTGATCCGCGAGTACACCGCGGCCGGCTACGGGCTGCTCGCGGTGAACGAGGACCTGCTCCAGGGCACCGAGGACGCGCGCAACCGCCTCCTGCGGGGCCGCGACCTGCCGCTCGTCGTGCCGCTCCCGCCGGCGCGCGCGAACCTCGAGTCGGGAGAGGCCTACATTTCGCGACTGGTGAAGGAGCACATCGGATTCGCGGTCAAGCTGCGGTAA
- a CDS encoding V-type ATP synthase subunit A: MAAPTGKITRISGPAVIAEGLAGARMYDIVRVGKEKLIGEIIRLDGVTAFVQVYEDTSGLYLGEPIESTEAPLALELGPGMLSSIYDGIQRPLDKIREAQGDFISRGVVVDSLDRAKKWAFKPSVKAGERVGPGDIIGEVQEYSYAHRIMVPPDAPAGEIADIKSGEFTVTDVVARLSNGTELRMMQTWPVRVPRPAARKLDPTELFITGQRILDVLFPVAMGGTAAVPGPFGSGKTVVQQTLSKWSNADIIVYVGCGERGNEMTDVLTEFPELEDPRNGRPLMERTILVANTSNMPVAAREASIYTGVTMAEYFRDMGYRVALMADSTSRWAEALREISSRLEEMPAEEGYPPYLASRLSAFYERAGRAVVLGKDERVGAVTVVGAVSPPGGDLSEPVTQSTLRIVGTFWSLDAQLAYRRHFPAINWNRSYSLYEGLLAPWYAKNVAEDFADQRTWLSAILAREAGLQEVVQLVGPDALQDAERMVIEAGRMIREFYLQQSAFSDVDASCSLEKAYGMLRGIRAFYEASLEGLQRGMTIDEVLNLPQNEQIARFKEVPNDKFPNALKEFMDGLKQTFAKAGEPPVEGRQTPAAAGDGRRS, translated from the coding sequence ATGGCGGCACCAACCGGCAAGATCACGCGCATTTCGGGACCCGCGGTCATCGCGGAGGGCCTCGCCGGCGCGCGGATGTACGATATCGTCCGCGTCGGCAAAGAAAAACTGATCGGCGAGATCATTCGGCTGGACGGCGTCACGGCGTTCGTCCAGGTCTACGAGGACACGTCGGGCCTCTACCTCGGCGAGCCGATCGAATCGACCGAGGCGCCGCTCGCGCTCGAGCTGGGGCCGGGGATGCTGAGCAGCATCTACGACGGCATCCAGCGCCCGCTCGACAAGATCCGGGAAGCCCAGGGCGACTTCATCTCGCGCGGCGTCGTCGTCGACTCCCTCGACCGCGCCAAAAAGTGGGCGTTCAAGCCGAGCGTCAAGGCCGGTGAGCGGGTGGGGCCGGGCGACATCATCGGCGAGGTTCAGGAGTATTCCTACGCCCACCGCATCATGGTACCGCCCGACGCGCCGGCCGGTGAGATCGCCGACATCAAGAGCGGCGAGTTCACGGTCACCGACGTCGTCGCGCGGCTCTCCAACGGCACGGAGCTGCGGATGATGCAGACGTGGCCGGTGCGCGTGCCGCGGCCCGCCGCGCGCAAGCTGGACCCGACGGAGCTGTTCATCACCGGCCAGCGCATCCTCGACGTGCTGTTCCCCGTGGCGATGGGCGGCACGGCGGCGGTTCCGGGCCCGTTCGGCAGCGGCAAGACGGTCGTGCAGCAGACGCTCTCCAAGTGGTCGAACGCGGACATCATCGTCTACGTGGGCTGCGGCGAGCGCGGCAACGAGATGACGGACGTGCTGACGGAGTTCCCGGAGCTCGAGGACCCGCGCAACGGCCGGCCGCTGATGGAGCGGACGATCCTCGTGGCCAACACCTCCAACATGCCGGTCGCCGCGCGCGAGGCCAGCATCTACACAGGCGTCACCATGGCCGAGTACTTCCGCGACATGGGCTACCGCGTGGCGCTCATGGCGGACAGCACGAGCCGCTGGGCCGAGGCCCTGCGCGAGATCTCGTCGCGCCTCGAGGAGATGCCGGCCGAGGAAGGCTACCCGCCGTACCTGGCGAGCCGTCTGTCCGCGTTCTACGAGCGGGCCGGCCGCGCCGTCGTGCTCGGCAAAGACGAGCGCGTGGGCGCCGTCACCGTCGTCGGCGCGGTCTCGCCCCCCGGCGGCGACCTCTCCGAGCCGGTGACGCAGAGCACGCTGCGCATCGTCGGCACCTTCTGGTCGCTCGACGCGCAGCTCGCCTACCGCCGGCACTTCCCCGCGATCAACTGGAACCGTTCGTACAGCCTGTACGAGGGGCTGCTCGCGCCGTGGTACGCGAAGAACGTCGCGGAGGACTTCGCCGACCAGCGCACCTGGCTGAGCGCGATTCTGGCCCGCGAGGCCGGGCTGCAGGAAGTCGTGCAGCTGGTCGGGCCCGACGCCCTGCAGGACGCCGAGCGCATGGTGATCGAGGCGGGCCGGATGATCCGCGAGTTCTACCTGCAGCAGAGCGCGTTCAGCGACGTGGACGCGTCCTGCTCGCTGGAGAAGGCCTACGGCATGCTCCGGGGCATCCGCGCGTTCTACGAGGCGTCACTGGAAGGCCTCCAGCGCGGGATGACGATCGACGAGGTCCTCAACCTGCCTCAGAACGAACAGATCGCGCGCTTCAAGGAAGTGCCGAACGACAAGTTCCCGAACGCGCTCAAGGAGTTTATGGACGGGTTGAAGCAGACGTTCGCGAAGGCCGGCGAGCCCCCTGTCGAGGGCAGGCAGACGCCGGCGGCGGCCGGCGACGGGCGGAGGAGCTGA